The DNA region ACCTTCGACGATGGTCGCACGGTGAAGTACCGGACCGACGGCAAGCCGGAGAAGCACCAGGCCGTCAACGGCGTCGTCGAGACCGAGACGCGCTGGAAGAAGGGACGCCTCGTGCGCGAGACTCACCTGGACGACGGCCTGTCGATCGAGGAGACGTTCACGCTCGTGTCGCCGCGCGGCCTGGTCATCGAAACCGAGGTACTCGGCGGCATTGGCCGACGCAAGCCGGTCCGCCGCGTCTACGACCCTGTCGAGGACACACCCTGAACGTCATGAGCGATCCGACCCGTCCGAACCTTCCGCACGCCTTCGACCTGACTGGCCGCGTCGCCCTGGTGACCGGCTCCACCTCCGGCATCGGCAAGGGCATCGCGTTCCAGCTGGCAGCGCTGGGCGCCTCGGTGATGGTGACCGGGCGATCCCGGGAGGCAGGGCAGGGCGTGCTCGCGGCCATCGGCGCCGCCGGCGGCCGCGCCGACTTCGAGCCGTGCGATCTGGTGGACGAGGCGTCCTGCCGCCGGCTGGTCGAGGCGACGGTCGCCCGGTTCGGCCACCTGGACATCCTGGTCAACAACGCCGCGGACACGTCGCGCGGCGACGTCCGCAGCACGCGGATGGAGGACTGGGACCGCATCTTCGCCATCAACGTGCGGGCGCCGTTCGTCCTGATGCAGGCCGCGGTGCCGCACCTCGAGGCGCGCGGCGGCGGCGCCATCCTGAACGTCGGCTCGGTCAACGCCTACATCGGCGAGCCGAAGCTGACGGCCTACTCCGCGTCGAAGGGCGCGCTGCAGACGCTGACCAAGAACGCGGCGGCGCAGCTGAACGCGGTACGCATCCGCGTCAACCAGATCAACGCCGGCTGGACGCTGACCGAGGGCGAGCGCAAGGTGAAGCGCGAGCAGGAGGGCAAGGGCGACGAGTGGGTCGCCGAGGCGGTCGCGACGCGCCCGTTCGGCCGGCTGCTCGAGCCAGCCGACATCGCCTACGCGGTCGCTTACTATGTGTCGGATGCGGCCGCCTGCGTGACTGGCTCGGTGATGGACCTCGAGCAGTACCCTGTCGGCGCGCCGCCGGCGTGGTAGTCGGCTGGCGCCGACTCCCACGAATTTCGAATTTCAAATTTCAAAGTCTCTGATGCCTCCCCGTATCTCCGTCTTCCCCAAGTGCTACTTCGACGAGTTGTGTGCCGGCCGGATGGACTATCTCCAGTGGCTGCGCGATGCGAAGGCCCTCGGTGGCGAGGGCATCGAGCACTACGACGGGTTCCTCGCGCCGCTCGGTCCCGACGCGGCCAGGCGCGTGCGTGACGTGCTCGAGGAGACCGGGCAGGTGTCGTCGCTCCTGTGCTTCTCGCCCGACTTCACGCATCCCGATGCCGAGGAACGCAAGCGCCAGGTGCAGCGGCAGAAGGACGCCATCGACATGTCGGTGGCGCTCGGCGTGCGGTACTGCCGCACGTTGAGCGGACAGCGGCTCCCGGGGATGTCGCGTGCCGAGGGCGTGCAGCGCACCGTGGACGGCATCCGCGCGTCGCTCGACTACGCGGCCGAACGCGACGTCGTGCTCTGCATGGAGAACCACTACAAGGACGGCAACTGGACGTACCCGGAGTTTGCGCAGGCCGAGGACGTGTTCCTGGAGATCATCGAGCAGATCGATCACCCGAACTTCGGCGTCCAGTACGACCCGTCCAACGCGCTGGTCGGCGGCTACGATCCGCTGACCTTCCTCGACAAGGTGAAGCACCGCGTCGTCAGCATGCATGCCTCCGACCGCTACCTCGCGCCCGGGGCGACGCTCGAGGACCTGAAGCAGGGCGACGGCAGCACGGGCTACAGCGCGGCGCTCAAGCACGGCGAGACGGGCAAGGGGCTCAACGACTACGACACGATTTTCCGCATCCTGGCCTCGGTCGGCTACCAGGGCTGGATCTCGATCGAGGACGGCATGAACGGCCTCGACGAACTGGCCCGGTCGGCCGAGTTCCTCAAGATGAAGCGCGCGCAATACTACGGTCAGTAACGAAACGACGTAGGCGTCGAGCTTCAGCTCGACGCGCAGCGCGACTGAGGATGACCATCGACCTGAAGGTCGACGGCTACGCGTGAGGTGTGATGGCCAAGAAGAAGACCACGCCGAATCCCGTCGTCGGGCTCGTGCAGATGACCTGCTCACCCGATCCGGACAAGAACCTGAAGAAGGCCATCGCCCGCATCGGCGAGGCGGCAAAGCAGGGCGCGACCATCGTGTGCCTGCAGGAGCTGTTCCGGTCGCAGTACTTCTGCCAGACCGAGGACACCGAGCTCTTCAAGCTCGCCGAGCCGATCCCCGGGCCGACGACGGAGGTGCTGGCCAGGGCGGCCCGCAAGCACAAGGTGGTGCTCGTGTCGTCGCTGTTCGAACGGCGCGCCGCCGGCCTCTACCACAACACCGCGGTGATCTTCGACCAGGACGGCAGCGTGGTGGGGAAGTACCGGAAGATGCACATCCCGGACGACCCGCTGTACTACGAGAAGTTCTACTTCACGCCGGGCGACCTCGGCTTCCGCGTGCACCAGACGTCGCGGGGCAACTGCGGTGTGCTCGTGTGCTGGGACCAGTGGTTCCCGGAGGCGGCGCGCCTGACGGCGCTGCAGGGCGCGCAGTTCCTGTTCTACCCGACCGCCATCGGCTGGCTGCCGGGCGAGAAGCAGGAGATGAACCTCGCGCAGCACACGGCGTGGGAGACCGCGCAGCGCGCGCACGCCATCGCCAACGGCGTATTCGTGGTCTCGGTCAATCGCGTCGGGCTCGAGGGTTCGCTGCAGTTCTGGGGACAGTCGTTCGTGGCCGATCCGTTCGGCCGCATCCTCGCCAGGGCCTCGTCCGACAAGGAAGAGACCCTGCTGGTGGAGTGCGACCTGTCGTTGATCGAGCAGACGCGCCAGAACTGGCCGTTCCTCCGCGACCGCCGCATCGACGCCTACGCGCCGATCACGCAGCGGCTGATCGAGCCGTGACCCGCCTTCGCCCGTCGCCAGTTCTCGAAGCACCGATGGACCGCTCCGGCTCCGGCGCGGCAAGCGCCGCGACGCCTGCCGCGCGCGGCTACCGCATGCCGGCCGAGTGGCATCCGCACGCCGCCACGTGGCTCACGTGGCCGAAGGACCCGGTCACCTGGCCCGACCGGGTGCCGCAGGTGCAGGAGATCTTCCTGCAGTTCCTCGACGCGCTCACGCCGCACGAGCGCGTGTGCCTGCTCGTCGACGACGAGGGCGTGGCCGAGGACGTGCGTCGGCGCTGCGCGGGGCGGCCTGCCGTGCTGGCCAACCTCGAGCTGATTCCGATCGAGACCGTCGATTCCTGGATCCGCGACTACGGCCCGAACTTCCTGCTCGGGCAGGACGGGCAACTGGCGTTCAACCACTGGGGCTTCAACGCCTGGGGCGGCAAGTACGAGTCGCTGATGCGCGATGCGTCGGTGCCCGCGCGCCTCGATGCGCTGGCCGGGATCCCGAAGTTCGAGCCGGGCATCATCCTCGAAGGCGGGTCGATCGACGTCAACGGCGCCGGCACCGTGCTCACGACGGAGCAGTGCCTGCTCAACCCGAATCGCAACCCGGGGAAGTCGCGCGACGAGATCGAGGCCTACCTCCGGTTGTATCTCGGCGTGCAGCAGGTGATCTGGCTCGGCGAGGGCATCGAGGGCGACGACACCGACGGGCACGTCGACGACATCACCCGTTTCGTCGCCCGCGACACGATCGTCACGCTGGTCGAGGACGATCCCGCCGACCCGAACCACAAGCCGCTGGCCGACAACCTCGCGCGGCTCCAGGCGTCGCGGCAGCCCGACGGCTCGCCCTGGCGCATCGTGACGTTGCCCGGGTGCGGGCACGTGATGGCCGAGGGCGATCGCCTGCCGGCCAGCTACGCCAACTTCTACATCGCCAACGGCGTGGTCCTGGCCCCGATGTATGGCCACGAGAACGACGCGCACGCCGAGTTGATGCTCCAGGACCTCTTCCCGACCCGGCGCGTGGTGCCGATCCAGTGCGAACCGCTGGTCTGGGGTATGGGTTCCATCCACTGCGTCACCCAGCAGCAACCGGCATCGAGGTAGGCCCCGTCTCCGACCGCGCCCGCCCTCCGCGCCTGTCGGGGTACACTCGGATGTCCGGACTTTTCTGACCCTTTACGAGGCTCACTCGCAGATGCAAGTCATCCGTTCCCCGAAGGTGTACGACGTGGTCGTCGTCGGCTCGGGCGCCGGCGGCGGGATTGCCGCCAAGGTGCTGACCGAGGCTGGCGCCGAGGTGTGCATGCTCGAAGCCGGTCCGCAGTGGGACCAGGCGCGCGACGGCAAGATGCTGGGCTGGCCCTACGAGTCGCCACGTCGCGGCGCGCCGACCGAGCGTCCGTTCGGCGAGTTCGACGCCGCGTGGGGGGGCTGGGAACTGCCGGGCGAGCCGTACACGGCAGGCAAGGGGTCGCAGTTCGACTGGTTCCGGGCGCGCATGCTGGGCGGCCGCACCAACCACTGGGGCCGTATCTCGCTGCGCTGGGGACCGGACGACTTCCGGCGCAAGAGCATCGACGGCCTCGGCGACGACTGGCCGATCACCTACGACGACATCAAGCCGTACTACGACAAGCTCGACGAGTTCGTCGGCATCTTCGGCACCAACCACGCCGCGCAGACGGGCCTGCACAACGAGCCGGACGGCAAGTTCCAGCCGCCGCCCCTGCCGCGCGCCTACGAGCTGTACTTCAAGCAGGCCGCCGACAAGCTGAAGATCGCCTGCGTCCCGTCGCGCTTGTCGATCCTCACCCGGCCGCTGAACGGCCGCGCCGCGTGCCACTACTGTGCGCAGTGCGGGCGCGGCTGCACGACGCACTCGAACTTCCAGTCGCCGACCGTGCTGCTGCCCCCGGCGATGGCCACCGGCAAGCTGACGATCGTCACCGGCGCGATGGCGCGCGAGGTGCTCAGCAACGCCGAGGGCAAGGCCACCGGCGTGTCGTACATCGACACGACGACCGGTGAGGAGAAGACGGTCCAGGGCCGGATCGTGGTGCTCGCGGCCAGCGCCTGCGAGAGCGCCCGCCTGCTCCTGAACTCCAAGTCGGCGCGCTTCCCGAACGGCCTGGCCAACGGCAGCGGCGCGGTGGGCAAGTACCTCACCGACTCGACCGGCGCCAGCCTGTCGGGCTTCATCCCGAAGATGGTCGGGATGCCGAATCACAACGAGGACGGCACCGGCGGCATGCACCTCTACATGCCGTGGTGGCTCCACAACGTGAAGGACAAGCTGCCGTTCCCGCGTGGCTACCACATCGAGCCGGGCGGCGGACGCCGCATGCCGGGCTTCGGCTTCATGGGCGGCATCGAGCGCCACCCCGGTGGATCGGGCGGCGGGTATGGCAAGGGCCTGAAGGACGAGTACCGGCGCCTCTGGGGCGCGACGATCGGCTTTGCCGGCCGCGGCGAGATGGTGCCCAACAAGGACACCTACATGGACATCGACCCGAACGTGGTGGACAAGTGGGGCATCCCCGTGCCGCGCTTCCACTGGAAGTTCGGCGACGAGGAACGGCTGCAGGCCCGTCACATGATGGAGACCTTCAAGGCGCTCATCGAGGAGATGGGCGGCACGGTCCTCGGCAGGATCCCCGGGCCCGAGGAGGACTACGGCCTGGCGGCCGGCGGCCGCATCATCCACGAGGCCGGCGTCGTCCGCATGGGCGACGACCCGAACGCGGCGCCGCTCAACAAGTACTGCCAGGCGCACGAGGTGAAGAACCTGTTTGTCGCCGACGCGGGCCCGTTCGTCTCGCAGGCCGACAAGAACCTGACGTGGACGATCATGGCGCTCGCGTGGCGCACCTGCGAGTACATCGCCGACCAGCGCAAGGCGCTCTCGATCTAGGACGCGACCATGGACGACATGAATCGACGCAAGATGCTCAAGGTGCTCGGCACCGCGCCCGCCATGGCCGGGATCGCGTGGACCGAGGCCGAAGCCCAGCAGGCGCACCAGCACGCGCAGACCGCGAAGAAGGCCGCCGCGACGGCCAAGGCACCGTACAAGCCGAAGTTCTTCACCGCGCACGAGTACGCGACGGTCACCGCCTTCGCCAACCTGATCATCCCGAAGGACGAGCGCTCGGGAAACGCCAGCGACGCCGGCGTGCCCGAGTTCATCGACTTCATGATGATCGACCAGCCCGACCGCCAGCTCCTGATGCGCGGCGGGATCAAGTGGGTCGACAGCGAGTGCCGCAAGCAGTTCGGCCAGCCGTTCGTGAAGTGCACGGCCGCGCAGCAGACCCAGATCTGCGACGCGCTCGCGTACCCGGCCAAGGCCAGGCCCGAGCACTCCCACGGCGTCCGCTTCTTCAGCGCCGTCCGCGACCTGACGGCCACCGGCTTCTTCACCAGCAAGATCGGCATCGCCGACCTCGATTACAAGGGCAACACCTTCGTCGCCAAGTGGACGGGCGCCCCGAAGGAAGCCCTGGACCACCTCGGCGTCAGTTACGAGCCGGTGAAGGAGTGGTATCGCGAAGGGTAGAAGGTAAGAAGAGTAGAAGGTAAGAAGGCAGGGCGGGAAGGGCGAAGGACTTTTTCCTTGGCCCTTCCGCCTTCCCGGCCTGCCTTCTGCTCTTCTGCCCTTTTGCTCTTCTACTCTTGTCTGTTCTGCTACGCTGTCGGGATGTTGCTTCGCATTTCCGCTCTCCTTGTGGGCACCGCTGCGCTCGTCGGCGGCCCCCTCCTGCTTGCACAGGCTCCGCCCCCCAAGAAGGACGTCGCCAAGGTCTGGACCGACGTCTGCGCCAGCTGCCATGGGCCCAACATGCAGGGCGCGCAGGCGCCCAGCATGCTCGACGACACCTGGGTCTCCGGTAACGGTGACGACGCCTCGCTCGCGGCCACGATCAAGAACGGGCGCGTCGCCACCGGCATGCCCGCCTTCGGCGGCCTGCTGACCGACGAGGAAATCCGCGCGATGGTTGTCTACATCCGCGAAACCGCCGGAAAGGCCAGGGCTGCCGGCGCCAACTATGCCGCGCCGGCCGCCAACGTCACCGTGCAGAGCGAGAAGCACGCCTTCAAGCTCGAGACGGTCCTCGAGGGCGTGAACACGCCGTGGGGCCTCGACTTCCTGCCCGACGGCCGGATGTTGATCACCGAGAAGGGCGGCACCCTGCGCATCGCCGATGCCAAGGGCGTGCTCGCGCCTGAACCCGTGCAGGGCGTGCCGGCCGTGTGGTCCAAGGGCCAGGGCGGCCTGCTCGATGTCGGCGTGCACCCGCAGTACGCGAAGAACGGCTGGATCTACATCTCGTACAGCGATCCCGGCGAGAACGACTCGGCGATGACGGCCGTGATCCGCGCCAAGCTCAAGGGCAACGCGCTCACCGACGTCCAGCAGGTCTTCAAGGCGCCCGCCGCGACCTACCGCACGGGCAACGTCCACTTCGGTTCGCGCTTCGTGTTCGACGGCAAGGGCCACGTGTTCTTCTCGATCGGCGAGCGCGGCCAGCAGCAGGACGCCCAGGACGTGACCCGCCCCAACGGCAAGGTGCATCGCATCAACGAGGACGGCACGATCCCGGCCGACAACCCGTTCGCGAACAAGGCCGCTGCCATCAAGAGCATCTGGAGCTACGGCCACCGCAATCCGCAGGGCCTCACGATGCACCCGACGACGGGCGCGCTGTATGACGTGGAGCACGGCCCGCGCGGCGGCGACGAGCTGAACCTCGTGGAAAAGGGCAAGAACTACGGCTGGCCGGTGATCACCTACGGGATGAACTACAACGGCACGCCGATGACCGACAAGACCGCCGCGCCGGGGATGGAGCAGCCGCTCACGTACTGGGTGCCGTCCATCGCGGTGTCGTCCATCGGGTTCTACACGGGGACGAAGTTCCCGCAGTGGAAGGGGAACCTGATCCTCGGCTCGCTGGCCGCCCAGGAACTGCGCCGCCTCGAGCTGACGCCGACCGGCGTGAAGCAGGAGGTCCTGTTCAAGAACGTCGGCCGCCTGCGCGACGTGGTGATGGGGCCCGACGGCGCGATCTACATCGCGTTCAACCAGCCGGATCGCATCGCGCGCCTGGTGCCCGCCCCGGCTGCCGGCACCTCGGCGTCGGCCGCCGTGCGCTAGCGAGGCCCGACTCGCAGTAGCATCGACGGAAGGTGTCCACGCCTTCCGTCCCCCTCGCCCTCGATCGCGGCGTCGCCGCGATCTACGACATCACCACGGCTGCCCCCGGTCCCGAGGGGCAGCTGCCGTTCACCCCCGACGACCTGCGCGACAAGCCGAGTGGCGACCTCTTCGGCTGGTCGCTCGACGTCGGCATGGGGTGGGCGCCAGACGCGGTGCGCCAGCCCCAGGCGCTGCTCCTCAGCACCCTGGGCGGCATGCGCGAGCCCGACGGCACGCCGCTGGCCCTCGGCTACCACACCGGGCACTGGGAAGTGGGCCTCCTCATGCGTGAGGCAGCCCTGACCTGTCGCGCCACCGGGTGGACGCCGTTCGCCGGCTTCTGCACCGACCCGTGCGATGGCCGCTCGCAGGGCACGCCCGGCATGTTCGACAGCCTGCCGTACCGCAACGACGCGGCAACCGTGCTCGGGCGATTGATCCGGTCGCTGCCGACGCGTTCGGCCGTGCTGGGCGTGGCCACGTGCGACAAGGGCCTGCCGGCGATGCTCATGGCGATCGCGGGGGCCGGCGACCTGCCGGTGGCCATCGTGCCCGGAGGCGTCACCCTGCCCTCCGACCGCGGCGAGGACGCCGGCACCATCCAGACCATCGGCGCGCGCTTTTCGCACGGCCTGATCTCGCTCGAGGAGGCTGCGGCGCTCGGTTGCCGTGCGTGTGCCTCACCAGGCGGCGGGTGCCAGTTCCTCGGCACGGCGGCGTCGGCCCAGGTGGTGGCCGAGGCCATCGGGCTCGCCCCGGTGCACAGCGCGCTGGCGCCCTCCGGGCAGCCGATCTGGCTCGACGGCGCCGCGCGTGCCGTGCATGGCCTGCAGGCGCAGCGTGCGCTCGGATGGTCGGCGCGCACGCTGGTCACCGAGGCATCGATCCGCAATGCGATGGTCGCGCATGCGGCCTTCGGCGGCTCGACCAACCTGCTGCTGCACGTGCCGGCCATCGCCCATGCGGCCGGCATCCGACGGCCGTCGATCGAGGACTGGATGGCGGTCAACCGCGCCGTGCCGCGGCTGGTCGACGCCTTGCCGGCGGGCCCGCATCCGACCGTCCGCGTGCACCTCGCCGGTGGCGTCCCGGAGGTCCTGCTGCACCTGCGGGCGCTCGGCCTGCTCGACACCAGCGTGCCGACCGCCAGTGGCCTCACCCTCGATGCCGTGCTGGACTGGTGGGCGCAGAGCGAGCGACGGGTGCGCTGCCGCACCATCCTGCGCGACCGCGACGGCGTCGACCCGGACCGCGTCATCATGCCGCCGTCGTCGGCCGCGGCCGCCGGCCTGTCGAGCACCGTGTGCTTCATGCGGGGAACGCTCGCGCCCGAGGGCGCGATCGTCAAGAGCACCGCCATCGCCCGCGACCTGCTCGGCGATGACGGCGTGTTCCGGCACACCGGGCCGGCGCGCGTGTTCACGAGCGAGAAGGCGGCGATCGCGGCCATCAAGGGCCACGATCCCGAGACCGCGCTGAAGCCCGGCGAGGTGGTCGTGGTGGCCGGCATCGGCCCGATGGGTACCGGAATGGAGGAGGTCTACCAGGTGACCTCCGCCCTGAAGCACCTGCCCGCATTCAAGGGCACGCCGCTCATCACCGATGCCCGCTTCTCGGGCGTGTCCACCGGCCCGTGCGTCGGCCACGTCGGCCCGGAGGCGCTCGCCGGCGGCCCGCTCGGCCGCCTGCGCGACGGCGACCTCGTGCGGGTGCTGATCGACACCCGGGCGCTCACCGGTACGGTCGATCTCGTGCGCCTCGACGCCGCCAGCGGTGAGCTGCTGCCGGATGCCGACACCCTGGCCGCACGCCAGCCGCATCCGGACCTCGCCCCGCACCCGCAGCTGCCCGCCGCGACGCGCCTCTGGGCCGCCCTGCAGGCCGCCAGCGGCGGCACCTGGGGCGGGTGCGTTTACGATGTGGACGCGATCACGATGAAGCTGAACTCTTGAGGGCCTTGGGCCTTCGGGCCTTCGTCCCTGAGCCCTGAGTCCTGAGCCCTGAGCCGTAAGCCATGAGCCCTGAGCCTTGAGCCGATGATGAAACAGCACACCCCGTCCCGCCGTCGTTTCCTCCAGTCCACCGGCCTGTCGCTCGCCGCGGCCTCGTTCGCAGGCGCCCGTGCGGCGGCGCAGCCGCGCCTGCCGGGCCCGCCCGAGAAGAAGCTCGGGTTCGCGATCGTCGGTCTCGGCAGCCTGTCCATCAACCAGATCCTGCCGGCGTTCGCGCACTGCCGGCACGCCAGGGTGACGGCACTGGTGAGTGGAGACGCGGCCAAGGCGAAGACGCTGGCCACCGCTTACGGCGTGCCGGAGTCGGGGATCTACAGCTACGACACCTACGACCGCCTCAAGGACAACCCCGACGTCGACATCGTGTACGTCGTGTTGCCCAACAGCATGCACCGCGAGTACACGGTGCGGGCGCACCAGGCTGGCAAGCACGTGCTCTGCGAGAAGCCGATGGCCAACACGCCGCAGGACTGCGAGGCGATGATCGCGGCGGCGAAGGCAGCAGGGAAGAAGCTGATGATCGGCTACCGCCTGCGATACGAGCCGTACAACATGGCGATGATCCGGATGGCGCGCGAGCAGGAGTTCGGCAAGCCGAAGGTCATCCTCTGCGAGGCCGGCTTCAGCATCGGCGATCCGAAACAGTGGCGCCTGAACAAGGGCCTCGCGGGTGGCGGCTCGCTGATGGACATCGGCATCTATGCGCTCAACGCCGCGCGGTACCTCTCGGGCGAGGAGCCGATTGCCATCAACGCCATGGCGTACACGACGCCCGGTGACGTGCGGTTCGCCGATGGCGTCGAGGAGACGATCAACTTCCAGCTCCGCTTCCCGAGCGGCCTCCTGGCCAACTGCGTGTCGAGCTACGGCGTGGGGCTGAACCGCTTCCGCGTCCACGCCGAGAAGGCCGCCTTCGAACTCGAGCCGGCCCTCAGCTACTCGGACCTGCGCATGCGCGTCATCCGCGGCGGCACGGTCGAGCAGCGGACACTGCCGGATCGGAACCAGTTCGCCCTCGAGATGGACCACATGGCCGAGTGCGTGAAGACCAATGCCGACCCGCGCACCCCCGGCGAGGAGGGCCTCAAGGACCTGCGCGCCATGATGGCGATCTACGAGGCGGCCAGGACGGGGAAGACGGTAACGCTTAACGCGTAACGCAACGCTTGACGTCGAATGCGGGGAGTCGGCCTGTCAGCCGGAGCCTTGGCGAAGGCGGAACGTAGCCGTCGCGCGTGCGCGACGGTCAGGGGCACGGACGGGAGGTTCCGGTGCGCGTCGGTAGCAGGGGGGCGATCGCGTAGGATGACCCGTCACGGAGCTCAGCGATGTCGCCACTCGTCAGGTTGTTGACTCACCAGGATGTGCAGCGCGCCCTCGTCGGCGTCGACCTGGTGGGCCTCATGGAAGCTGCGCTCGGCGCCCTGTCAGCGGGCGACGTCGTGCAGCCGCTCCGGTCCTCGATGCTCGTCGGCCCCGAGCGCGCCTATCTCGGTCTGATGCCGGCGCACATCGCCTCGCACGCGGCACTGGGCCTGAAGCTGGTGACCGTCTTCAACGCCAATCGCGCACAAGGCCTGCCGAGTCACTTCGCGACCATCCTGCTGCTCGACGACGCAACCGGGATGCTGCGTGCGGTGATGGACGGGTCACACATCACCGAGGCGCGCACCGCGGCGGTGTCGGCCGTGGCGGTGCGCCACCTGCAGGGGGCGCCCCCGCGTCGCATGGCGTTGCTGGGCAGTGGCGCCCAGGCGCGCAGTCACCTGCGGGCGCTCGTCGCCGAGGCGCCCTCGCTGCAGGAGGTGCGGGTGTGGAGCCCGCGGGCCGATCTCGCGGCATTCGTGCGGGAGATATCGACCGAGGTGGCGGCCACTCTCGTCGCATCGGACTCGGCCGAGGCCGCGAGCCGCGGCGCCGACCTCATCGTCCTCGTCACCTCGTCGCCGCATCCCGTGCTCGACCGGCGTTGGGTGCAAGACGGTGCCCTCGTGGTGTCGGTCGGCGCGTGCCGGCCCGACCAGCGCGAAATGGACCCCGAACTCGTATCGGCCGCGCGCCTGGTCGTCGACTCGCGCGCTGCCGCGCTCGTCGAGTCGGGAGACGTCGTACAGGGCATCGCGGAAGGTCGCTTCGGGGCCGACCACATCCGCGCGGAACTGGGGGAGGTGGTCCGATCGCGCGTCCCCATCCGCCAGGCGGCCAGCGACGTCGTGGTCTTCAAGTCGCTTGGTCTCGCCGTCGAGGATGTCGCGGTGGCTCACCTCGTGCTCGAGCGCGCCGCGGCCGATGGGCTCGGCACGCTGGTGGCGCTGTGAGGCCCACGGAGGCTCGATGGTCGCAGCGCTCCTGATCCTGCTGTCGGCCCTCGCCCTGGGCT from Luteitalea sp. TBR-22 includes:
- a CDS encoding oxidoreductase; protein product: MSDPTRPNLPHAFDLTGRVALVTGSTSGIGKGIAFQLAALGASVMVTGRSREAGQGVLAAIGAAGGRADFEPCDLVDEASCRRLVEATVARFGHLDILVNNAADTSRGDVRSTRMEDWDRIFAINVRAPFVLMQAAVPHLEARGGGAILNVGSVNAYIGEPKLTAYSASKGALQTLTKNAAAQLNAVRIRVNQINAGWTLTEGERKVKREQEGKGDEWVAEAVATRPFGRLLEPADIAYAVAYYVSDAAACVTGSVMDLEQYPVGAPPAW
- a CDS encoding sugar phosphate isomerase/epimerase gives rise to the protein MPPRISVFPKCYFDELCAGRMDYLQWLRDAKALGGEGIEHYDGFLAPLGPDAARRVRDVLEETGQVSSLLCFSPDFTHPDAEERKRQVQRQKDAIDMSVALGVRYCRTLSGQRLPGMSRAEGVQRTVDGIRASLDYAAERDVVLCMENHYKDGNWTYPEFAQAEDVFLEIIEQIDHPNFGVQYDPSNALVGGYDPLTFLDKVKHRVVSMHASDRYLAPGATLEDLKQGDGSTGYSAALKHGETGKGLNDYDTIFRILASVGYQGWISIEDGMNGLDELARSAEFLKMKRAQYYGQ
- a CDS encoding carbon-nitrogen hydrolase, producing MAKKKTTPNPVVGLVQMTCSPDPDKNLKKAIARIGEAAKQGATIVCLQELFRSQYFCQTEDTELFKLAEPIPGPTTEVLARAARKHKVVLVSSLFERRAAGLYHNTAVIFDQDGSVVGKYRKMHIPDDPLYYEKFYFTPGDLGFRVHQTSRGNCGVLVCWDQWFPEAARLTALQGAQFLFYPTAIGWLPGEKQEMNLAQHTAWETAQRAHAIANGVFVVSVNRVGLEGSLQFWGQSFVADPFGRILARASSDKEETLLVECDLSLIEQTRQNWPFLRDRRIDAYAPITQRLIEP
- a CDS encoding agmatine/peptidylarginine deiminase, with protein sequence MTRLRPSPVLEAPMDRSGSGAASAATPAARGYRMPAEWHPHAATWLTWPKDPVTWPDRVPQVQEIFLQFLDALTPHERVCLLVDDEGVAEDVRRRCAGRPAVLANLELIPIETVDSWIRDYGPNFLLGQDGQLAFNHWGFNAWGGKYESLMRDASVPARLDALAGIPKFEPGIILEGGSIDVNGAGTVLTTEQCLLNPNRNPGKSRDEIEAYLRLYLGVQQVIWLGEGIEGDDTDGHVDDITRFVARDTIVTLVEDDPADPNHKPLADNLARLQASRQPDGSPWRIVTLPGCGHVMAEGDRLPASYANFYIANGVVLAPMYGHENDAHAELMLQDLFPTRRVVPIQCEPLVWGMGSIHCVTQQQPASR
- a CDS encoding GMC oxidoreductase, which produces MQVIRSPKVYDVVVVGSGAGGGIAAKVLTEAGAEVCMLEAGPQWDQARDGKMLGWPYESPRRGAPTERPFGEFDAAWGGWELPGEPYTAGKGSQFDWFRARMLGGRTNHWGRISLRWGPDDFRRKSIDGLGDDWPITYDDIKPYYDKLDEFVGIFGTNHAAQTGLHNEPDGKFQPPPLPRAYELYFKQAADKLKIACVPSRLSILTRPLNGRAACHYCAQCGRGCTTHSNFQSPTVLLPPAMATGKLTIVTGAMAREVLSNAEGKATGVSYIDTTTGEEKTVQGRIVVLAASACESARLLLNSKSARFPNGLANGSGAVGKYLTDSTGASLSGFIPKMVGMPNHNEDGTGGMHLYMPWWLHNVKDKLPFPRGYHIEPGGGRRMPGFGFMGGIERHPGGSGGGYGKGLKDEYRRLWGATIGFAGRGEMVPNKDTYMDIDPNVVDKWGIPVPRFHWKFGDEERLQARHMMETFKALIEEMGGTVLGRIPGPEEDYGLAAGGRIIHEAGVVRMGDDPNAAPLNKYCQAHEVKNLFVADAGPFVSQADKNLTWTIMALAWRTCEYIADQRKALSI
- a CDS encoding gluconate 2-dehydrogenase subunit 3 family protein encodes the protein MDDMNRRKMLKVLGTAPAMAGIAWTEAEAQQAHQHAQTAKKAAATAKAPYKPKFFTAHEYATVTAFANLIIPKDERSGNASDAGVPEFIDFMMIDQPDRQLLMRGGIKWVDSECRKQFGQPFVKCTAAQQTQICDALAYPAKARPEHSHGVRFFSAVRDLTATGFFTSKIGIADLDYKGNTFVAKWTGAPKEALDHLGVSYEPVKEWYREG
- a CDS encoding PQQ-dependent sugar dehydrogenase, with product MLLRISALLVGTAALVGGPLLLAQAPPPKKDVAKVWTDVCASCHGPNMQGAQAPSMLDDTWVSGNGDDASLAATIKNGRVATGMPAFGGLLTDEEIRAMVVYIRETAGKARAAGANYAAPAANVTVQSEKHAFKLETVLEGVNTPWGLDFLPDGRMLITEKGGTLRIADAKGVLAPEPVQGVPAVWSKGQGGLLDVGVHPQYAKNGWIYISYSDPGENDSAMTAVIRAKLKGNALTDVQQVFKAPAATYRTGNVHFGSRFVFDGKGHVFFSIGERGQQQDAQDVTRPNGKVHRINEDGTIPADNPFANKAAAIKSIWSYGHRNPQGLTMHPTTGALYDVEHGPRGGDELNLVEKGKNYGWPVITYGMNYNGTPMTDKTAAPGMEQPLTYWVPSIAVSSIGFYTGTKFPQWKGNLILGSLAAQELRRLELTPTGVKQEVLFKNVGRLRDVVMGPDGAIYIAFNQPDRIARLVPAPAAGTSASAAVR